The nucleotide sequence GTTGTTCTGGGTGGTGGGGATGATGCAGTTGGCGCGGAGGACGCGGCCGTCGGCGCCGTAGCGGTAGTGGTGGTAGAGGATGCCCCGGGGCACTTCCACGGCTCCCACGCCCTCGCCTTCGACGGGGGTCACGGGGACCAGGAGGGGCGCCGACTCGGGCGTCGCCAGCAGTTCCTCGATGAGGGCGGAGGACTCGTGGACCACGTGGAGGCACTCCACGAGCTGGGCCACGTTGTTCATGAAGGGGTTGTGGCAGTCGGGCCTGAGGCCCAGCTCGCGCGCCGCGTCGAGGGCCGCCGGGTGCAGGAAGCGGTGGTTGTTGTTCCAGCGGGCCAGGGCCCCCACGGCGAAGGAGTCCCGGGACAGGCGGCAGAGCTTGGAGGTGTTGCGCTCGTCCACGAACTCGTTGGTCATGAGCAGGTAGTCGTCCTCCCGGCGCAGGACCCCGTCGGTGGAGAGGAGGGCGCCGCCGATCCATGGATAGCCGTCCTCCCCGAGCAGCGAGACGAATTCGGTCTGCCGCGAGAAGGCCGGGATCTCGAAGCCCTTGAAGAGCTCCGCCACGGCGGCGAGGTCCTTCGCGGCCGCCTCCAGCTCGCCGCGGACGGAAGCCAGGGCGCGCTTTTCCGGGAAGGCGGCCATGCCCCCCACCTGGATCGAGACGGGGTGGGTGGCGCGGCCCGCGACGACTTCGCACAGGCGGTTGGCGGTGCCCTTGAGACGGGCGGCGAGGGCGACGGTCTGGGGCGAGGACTCCATGAGAGGCAGGACGCTGGGGAGGCCGAGGAAGTCGGGAGCGGCCAGGAAGAGCAGGTGCAGGACGTGGCTCTGGAGCGTCTCGCCGTGCTTGCAGAGGAGCCGGAGCTTGGCGGCGGTCTCGGGGATCTCCACTCCGAAGGCCCGCTCCGTGGCCCTCACGCTGGCGAGGGCGTGGCCGATGGAGCAGATGCCGCAGATGCGGGCCGTGAGGATGGCGGCGGAGGTGTAGTGCTTGCCCTTCAGCATGACCTCGAAGTAGCGCGGGGTCTCGACCACGTCCCACCGCGCTTCGGCGAGCTTCCCCCCGACCACGCGGATCGAGAGGTCTCCGTGTCCCTCCACGCGGGTGAGGGGGTGGACGCGCACGTTCACATCGACCTTCATTTGGCCCCTCCCGGAAGAAGACCCGCGAAACCGCCGAAGAAATTCATGCGCTCGCGGACCTCGTCCTCGGCAAAGCCCCGCTCCTTCGCCAGGGCGAAGAACTCCTCCACGTTGGCCGCTTCGGCGGGCCCTCGGCATCCCCAACAACCCAGCCCCCCCGCGGGGCAGGGGGCCTCGCAGCCGGCGCGGACGACGGTCCCGAGGCAGAGCCGGCCCTTCTCCATCAGGCAGGTGGTGAACCGCTGCTTGCACTCCACGCACACGGGGTAGGCGTGGAAGGCGAAGGGCACGTCCAGTACGAGGTGGCGGACGATGCGCTCCACCTCGTCCTTGGAGACGGGGCAGCCGGGGATCTCCAAATCCACCGGCACCACGTCCCGCACGGCGCGCACGGGCAAGGTCTCCTTGGGAAGCGCGCCGTAGACCTCCGCGTTGGCCTCGCCGAGGTCGTAGGCGTTCTTCATCCGGTTGACGCCGCCGAAGCACGCGCAGCTCCCCAGGGCGACGAGGGTGCGGGCGCGCCTGCGGATCTCCACAAGGCGCTCCGCTTCGTCGGCCCGGCTCACGGCCCCCTCCACGAAGGCGATCTCGTAGTCGTCCCGGGCCTCCGAGGAGACCTCCCGGAAGTTCACCACCTCCACGGCGCCGAGGAAGGGGACGAGGGTCTCCTCCTTGTTGGCGAATTGGAGCTCGCAGCCTTCGCACCCGGTGAAGTCGAAGACGGCGATGCGGGGACGGGAGGATTCGATGTGCAGGTATCGCATGGGGAACCCTCCTAAATGGCTTCCTTGAGGTTGATGGCCGTCCAGTAGTCGAAAACCGGCCCGTCCTTGCAAGTGAACGTGGACCCGATATTGCACCGGCAGCACTTGCCCATGCCGCAGTGCATGCGCCGCTCGAGGGAGACGAACATGCGCCGCATGGGCAGGCCCAACTCGGCCAGAGAGTTGCACACGAACTTGAACATGACGGGGGGGCCGCAGACGATGGCGTAGGTCCGCTCGGAGTCGAGGGCGATCCGGTCCAGGAGGCTCGTCACCCGGCCCACAGGGCCCGTCCAGCCGGGGTCGGGCTCCTCCACGATGATGGAGAGGTTCACTCCGTCCACCCGTCGCCACTGCTCGTACTGGTAGTCGAAGAGGAGCTGATCGGGGGTCTTGGTCCCGTAGAGGATGTGGACGTCCCGGAAGTCGGAGCGGTTCTCCGTCACGTGGAGGATGGCCGAGCGGAGGGGCGCGAGGCCCAGGCCTCCCGCGATGAGGAGCACGTGGTGGTCGCGCATCTTGGCCATGGGGAAGGAGGTTCCGAAGGGTCCCCGAACGCCCACGCGGGCCCCGGCCTTGGCGCGGTGGAGGACGCTCGTCACCGTCCCCGCCCGGCGGATGCAGAACTCCAGGAAGCCGTGGTTGCTGGCCGAGCCCGCGATGGAGATGGGCACCTCCCCGTATCCCGGAACCTCGATCATGACGAACTGGCCGGGCTGGAAGGCGAAGCGCCGCCGGTCGGAGGGGTCCAGGAGGCGGATGTGGAAGAGCTTCTCCATCTCGGTGAGCTGGGTGATGGAGGAGATCTCGGCCGGGAGGACCCGGTCCGTGTGCATCAGCCGGCTTCGGCGGTTGAAGTCCAGGGGCTCGGCCATCTCGGCCTCTCGGGTCACTTCGTAGGGAAGCAGAAGCCTCTTCATGGGGCCTCCTCCTGCTGGAGTTCGCGGATCACGTCGAGGGGGGCGATGCCGGCCAGGCACGCGCGGCCGCAGCGGTTGCACCCGACGCACTTGGGCTCCTCGTGCTGCTCCACGAAGCCCCGGTGCTGGTGGTAGTAGCGGTACTTCAGTCGGCTCTCGGTGGTGGGGCGGAAGTTGTGGCCGCCGGCCACCACCGCGAAGTCCACGAGGGTGCAGGCGTGGAGCTGGCGGATCTTCGCCCCCTCCTGAAAGTCCATGGAGATCCGCTCGTGCACGCCATGGCAGTAGCAGGTGGGGCAGACCATGGCGCAGGTGCCGCAGCTCAGGCACTTGGCGCCCCACTTCTCCCAGATGGGCGACTTGAACTCGATGTCCAGCAGGTTCGGAAGGTTGTTGAGGTTGGGGGCGTCCCCCATGAGGGAGGCGATGCGCTTTCGTTCGGCGAGGTAGAGGCGGGAGTCTTCCTCGGTGATGGGTCGGGCGCCGAAGCGGTCGATGAGGGCCAGGCCCCGGTCCGATCCCGCCGCCGTGAAGTAGTCGTCGCCGATGTCCGTCAGAAAGAGGTCGAAGCCGTGGGTGACCGTGTCCGTCCCGAGGGAGCGGCAGAAGGCGCCCTCGCAGGGATCGTGGTCCATGCCCAGGATGAAGGTGTTGCCCCGCCGCGCCAGGTAGTAGGGGCTGGGGTACCAGTCGCGGGCGAAGACCTTGTCGAGTTTCAGCAGGGCGTGGATGTCACAGGCGTGCAGGCCGATGAGGGCCCTCGGAACGGCCCGGTACCGGATCTCCTGCTCCCACGCGGCCCCCTCGAAGCGGTAGGTGGAGAGCCGCTCTCGGAAGGGCAGGAAGTAGGTCTTGGCGGAGAACTCGGTGGTCTCGTAGGAGAGGTCGAGGTCCTCGAAGCGCTCCACCGGCAGGAACTGGTGGATGGGCTTGCCCCTCCGGTCCGTCCCCACGCGCCGGGGGCCCACCCCCTCCACCTCCGCGAGGATGGCCTCGATCAGCGGCCGGAGGGCCTCCTTCTTCAAAGCCTTGTACAGCATGGACGTCTCTCCACGGGGCGGGCGCGACGGCGTGCCGCGCTCGCGACGCCTCCGCCCTCAAATATAGACGCTCCCCCGTCTCGACTCATAAAGATACAATTAGAGCGTTGTGGATTGCGTGAATTAACCCTATCTCGGGGTCCGAAGACCCTCGCCTCGGGCATGGGAGAGGCCAGAGAAGTCCCTTGTGGCCAAGGTTTCAAGACCAACGGATGGGGTGGGTGATTTCCCAGGCGCTCCGGTTCGAGGGACGTCCCGCGTCTACACGCCCCATCCCGAGCCGCGACGGATGCGAGGGCCCGAGCCGGCTCCGAAGCGACTGGCGCCGGGGACGCTCAGGCGCCGTCCCACGGCCTCGGCCACGGGGCGGATCTCCTCCACAAGACGGCGGAACTGGGTCAGGGTGAGGGACTGGTCGCCGTCGGAAAGGGCGTGGTCGGGGTCGGGATGGACCTCCACGAGGAGGCCGTCGGCCCCGGCCGCCACGGCGGCCCGGGCCATGGGGATGACGGCGTCCTGCCGCCCCGTCCCGTGGGAGGGGTCCACGAGGACGGGGAGGTGGGTGGCCGCCTTGAGCACGGGCACGGCGTTCAGGTCGAGGGTGTTCCGGGTGGCCGTCTCGAAGGTCTTGATGCCTCGCTCGCAGAGGATCACGTTCGGGTTGCCCTGGAGGAGCACGTACTCGGCGGCCAGGAGGAACTCGGAGAGGCTGGCCGAGGGCCCGCGCTTGAGGACCACGGGCTTGCCGGCCTGGCCCACGGTCCGCAGGAGCGGGAAGTTCTGCATGGACCGGGCGCCCACCTGGAAGCAGTCCACGAAGGGGGCCATGGCCTGTGCGTCCGCTGGCTCCATGATCTCCGTGACCACGGGCAGGCCCGTGGCTCGGCCTGCGTCCCTCAGGAGGGCCAGGCCCTCCTTCCCCAGGCCCTGAAAGGAATAGGGCGAGGTGCGGGGCTTGTAGGCGCCTCCTCGGAGGGCGGTGGCCCCGTAGGAAGCCACGAAGCGCGCCGCCGTCCGGATCTGGTCGCGGCCCTCCACCGAACAGGGGCCCGCGATCAGGGCGAGGTCTTCCCCGCCCACCGGAAGGTCCCCCAGCAGAACGCGGGAGCCTTCGGGGTGGCGCTCCCGGGCCGCCAGGACCGGGCCCTTGGCGTCGCGGCGGACCCAGTCCACGCCGGGGAGGGCCTCGATCCCGCCTCCGGCGTCGTCCTCGCGGCCCATTCCGGCCAGGAAGAGCCCGAAGGGGAGGTCCAGGCGCGAGACGTCAAATCCCGCCGAAGCCATGGCGGAGGCGACGGCGAGCGCGTTCTCTTCACGGCGGTCTTTCATGCGGACGATCATGGCGTGCCCCCTGACGTGTCCGATGCGCCGGCCCCATCCGCGGCGAGGTCCGCCACGAACGCGCGGGCGACGGCGCGCGCGCTCCTCGTTTCGGTTCCCTCCAGCCGGGCGATGAGGGCCGAGCCCACCACCACGCCCTCGGCGAGGGACCACACCTCCCGCGCGTCCCGAGGCGTGCGCACCCCGAAGCCCACGGCCACGGGCAGGCGCGAATGCCGCCGGGCCAGGGCCACGCGCTCGGCGAGCCCCTCCCGGCTTGAATCGTGGGTCCCCGTGACTCCCGCCCGGGCCAGCACGTAGACGAACCCGCCGCCCGAGGTGAGAAGCCTGCCGGCGCGCGCCTCGGAGGTGTGGGGCCCGATCAGGACCACGGGGTCGAGCCCCTCCCCGGCCAGGCGCCCGAACCAGCCCGGCTCCTCCTCGGGGGAGACGTCCAGGGCCAGGACGCCGTCCACGCCCGCCGCCCTGGCCCGCGCCGCGAAGGAGCCCAGGCCCATGGACAGGACGGGATTCACGTAGGTGAAGAGGACCACGGGAACGGAGGAGCGTTCCCTCAGGCGGGAGATCTGGGCCAAGGTCGCGTCGAGTCCCCCTCCCGCCTCGCACGCGCGGGCGTGGGAGCGCTGGATCACGGGCCCGTCGGCCACCGGGTCCGAGTGGGGGACGCCCACCTCCAGCGCGGCGGCGCCTCCCTCCACGGCCCCGAGGGCCGCTTCGAGGAATGCCTCGGGCGACGGGTCCGAGGCGGTGAGATAGGGAATCAGCCCGCGGCCCGGTTTCAATGCCTCTTCCAGGCGGCTCATGGGGCGGACCTCCGAAAGAGAGTGGGTGGGGAGGGGAGCCGGGCAGCCGGGCAGCCGGGCAAGGATAAGGAAGGGAGCGGTTTCATTCCGACCTCCCCGATTCGCGGTTCGAGAATTGTCCCGCGTCCTTGTCGCCCCGGCCGGAGAGGTTGAGGATCACCCGGGCGCCGGGGCCCAGCTCCGCCGCGCCCCGTTCGAGGAGCCAGGCCACGGCGTGGGCGCTCTCGAGGGCGGGGAGGAGGCCCTCCAGCTCGGCCAGGGTTCGAAAGGCCCGGAGGGCGGCATCGTCGCTCACGCGGTCGTAGCGGGCCCGCCCCCGGGACCGAAGGTGACTGTGCTCGGGGCCCACGGCGGGGTAGTCGAGGCCCGCCGCCACCGACGCCGTGGGGAGGACGCGGCCCTCTCCATCCTGGAGGAGGTAGGTGAAGCACCCGTGCAGGACGCCCGGGGAGCCGCCCGAGAACCGGGCCGCATGACGGCCCGGCTCGGGACCCGTCCCGCCCGCCTCAACTCCCACGAGGGCCACGGCCGGGTCCTCCAGGAAGGCCGAGAAGAGGCCGATGGCGTTGGACCCGCCGCCCACGCAGGCGACGGCCGCGTCGGGCAGGCGGCCCTCGGCGGCGAGGAACTGCTCCCTCGCCTCCCGGCCGATGATCGACTGGAAGGAGCGCACCATGCGAGGGTACGGCCTCGGCCCCAGGGCCGATCCCAGCAGGTAGTACGTCTCCTCGGGATCCGCGGCCCAGGCCCGCAGGGCCTCGTTCACGGCCTCCTTGAGGGTGCCGGCGCCGGCCTCCACGGGCCACACCCGGGCCCCCAGGATCTCCATGCGGAGGACGTTGGGAGCCTGACGCCGCATGTCCTCCACGCCCATGTACACCGTGCAGGGGAGTCCCAGGAGAGCGCAGGCGGTGGCGGAGGCCACCCCGTGCTGGCCCGCGCCCGTCTCGGCGATGACCCGCCGTTTCCCCATCCGTCGCGCGAGGAGGGCCTGGCCCAGGGCGTTGTTGATCTTGTGGGAGCCCGTGTGAGAGAGGTCCTCGCGCTTGAGGTAGACGGCCGCCAGCCCCGCCGCGGCTTCGAGCCGGCGGGTCCGGAAGAGGGGGGTAGGGCGCCCCGAGTAGTCGCGCAGAAGGCCCTCGAAGCCGGCGCGGAAGGCCGCGTCGCCCCAGGCCTCCTCGAAGGCCGCCTCGAGGTCCAGGAGGGGCGGCATCAGGGTTTCCGGAACGAACCGGCCGCCGAAGGGGCCGTACTCCCTTTCCCGCTCCAGCAGATCGTACGTCATCCTCTCCTCACTTCCTTACTTCCCTTGCCGGCTCGCAGGGCGAACCGACCCGCCGGAACGCGGCGAGGGCTTGGGCGCAAAAGGCGGCGACGCGCCCCGGGTCCTTGACCCCCGGGGAGCACTCGAGGCTTGACGCCGCGTCCACCCCCGCGGGGCGGAGCGCCGCCACGGCCTCGTCCACGTTCTCCGGTCCCAGCCCGCCCGCCAGGACGAAGGGGCGCGGCGCCTTCGCGGCGAGCGCCCGGGACACCGCTTTTCCCGTACCTCCCCGCCGTCCCGGCTCGCGGCCGTCCAGAAGGAGCGCGTCGCCGAAGGGCAGGGCCGAAGCGTTCTCGAAGGCGAGGGGCCTCGCCTCGAGCACCCCCGTCCCCGCCTCGGACCACCTCCGCCTCCAGTTCGGTGGAGGCGGCGCGAGAACTTGAACGAAGGCCGCCGCCAGGCCGGCCACTTGGGACGGCGAGAGGCGGGCCCCTGGCAGGAGGAGCAGGACGGGCGCCAGACCCAGGGCGCGCGCGGCCGTGGCCAGCACGGACAGGTCCCGGGGCGGCGCGAAGCGCGGGCTGTGGGGCCACGCGTTCAGTCCCACGTGGGTGGCCCCGGCTCGGGCGCAAACCTCCAGGTCGGCGAAGGTGCGGACGCCGCAGACTTTGATCCAGGGCGCGAAGAAGGAGGGGAGGGCCGAGGGGGGGATCACGCCCATTCCTCCGAGGCATTCAGCCCGAGGGCCGAACGGAATCGGGCGAGGAGGCGCTCGGGGCGCTCCTCCCTCATGAGGCTCTCGCCCACGAGGAAGCCTCGCGCTCCCGCCTCCCTCAGCCTCCGCACGTCCTCCGGGCGCCGGATGCCGCTCTCGGCCACGCAGACGCGGTCGGGCGGGCAGAGGGGCGCCAGCCGCTCGACGACGGAGAGGTCCACGGCGAGCGTGTCCAGGTCCCGGGCGTTCACGCCCACCAGCCGAGCGTCCGTCGAGAGGGCGGCCTCCATCTCGCCCTCCGAGTGCGCCTCCACGAGGGGCTCCAGGCCGAGGGCCAGGGCCTCCTGGACGAAGGCGCGCAAGTCGTTCCCCAGGACCCGCGCGATGAGCAGGACCCATCGGGCCCCGTCCTCCCTCGCCCAGCGGAGCTGGACCGGATCCACCACGAAGTCCTTGCACAGGACGGGCACCGACACCGCCGCCGCCGCCGCGCGCACGTCCTCCCTCGATCCCCCGAACCGCTCGGGCTCGCACAGCACCGACACCGCCGCCGCCCCGCCCGCCTCGTACCTCCGCGCCCGCTCCGCCGCGTCCGCCTCCGGCGCGATGGCCCCCCGGCTCGGCGACGCCCTCTTCACCTCCGCGATCAGAAATGGGGTCAGGTCTTGGATTGCCACATTTCTTGCCCAAGGATCCTGTGGACGGAGGATGCGTGGCTCGCCCCGCTCCTCCTCCATGGCGTCTCGTTGGACGCGTTTCCTCCGAGAACGCACGATTTCTTCAAGAAGCCCGTGCATCGCGCGCCTCGCCTCCATCGCCCATGAGGCCCCGCAGGAAGCGTCCCGCGCGCCCCGTACCCATGGCCTCCAGCGCGCTCCCCGCACCCTCCCGCAGGTCCTCGCAGGCGCCCGCCGCCCGCAGGACGAGGGCCGTGTTGGCGGCCACCGCCGCCCGCAGTCCCGAAGGGCCTCGCCCGTCCAGGAGGTCCGACAGGGCGCCGGCGTTCTCCTCGGGGCCTCCCCCCCGAAGGTCCCCTTCCGACCCTTCGGGCAAGCCGAAGTCGGAGGGCCCCACCTCGTAGGCGAAGCTCGTGTCTTGGCGGCGCTCCACCACGCTGACCGCACCGTGCAGGACGGCCTCGTCGTACCCGCCCGCCCCGTGGATCACCAACGCCCGTTCGGCGCCGAGGGCTCCGAGGCTGTCGGCCACGAGGTTCAGGCGTCCGCCGTCGAAAACGCCCACCACCTGCCGGGCGACCCCCGCCGGGTTCAGCAGGGGACCGAGAAGGTTGAAGATCGTCCGCACGCCCATGGCCCGGCGGACGGGAGCGACGTGGGCCATGGCGGGATGGTAGAGGGGGGCGAAGAGGAAGGCGAAGCCGTGGCGCAGGAGGCGCGCGTGGGCCTCCTCGGGGGATTCTTCCACGGGATACCCGAGGGCCGAGAGGACGTCCGCCGAGCCGCAGGCGCTCGATACGCTTCGGTTGCCGTGCTTGGCCACCGTCGCGCCCAGGCTCGCCGCGACGAGGGCGGCCGCCGTGCTCAGGTTGTGGGTCCCCCGGCCGTCCCCGCCCGTTCCGCACGTGTCCACCGCCTCGGGATGGCTGGGAAAGGGCCGCACGCTCCGCCGGAAGGCCTCCGCGAGCCCCGCCAGCTCCTCGGCCGTTTCCCCCCTGGCCGCGAGGGCCCCGAGGAAAGCCGCCGTCACCAGAGGCTCCGTTCGCCCCTGGGCGAGATCCAGCCCGGCCTCCAGCGCCTCGTTCCGGTCGAGACGGCATCCGGAGGTCACCTTGGATAGGAGTTCCTTACGCATGGGCCGCCTCCCGGCACAAGGTCACGAAATTGCGGAGGAGATGCACCCCCTCGGGGGTCAGAATGGATTCGGGATGAAATTGCACCCCGTGGCACGGGTGCTCGACGTGACGCGCCGCCATGACCACCCCGTCGGGAGTCGTGGCTTGCACGGTCAGGCAGGGCGGGATCGAATCGGCCGCCGCCGCCAGCGAGTGGTACCGTCCAGCGGGAAACGGACTGGGAATCCCCGCCAGGAGGCCGGTACCGTCGTGGACCACGGGCGAAGCCTTGCCGTGCACGGGCGCCGGGGCCCGCTCCACCCGCCCGCCGAATGCCTCCACGATGACCTGGTGGCCCAGGCAAACGCCCAGGATGGGGATCTCGGCGGCGAAGGCCTTCACGAGCCGGGGGCACACC is from Acidobacteriota bacterium and encodes:
- a CDS encoding Ni/Fe hydrogenase subunit alpha, coding for MKVDVNVRVHPLTRVEGHGDLSIRVVGGKLAEARWDVVETPRYFEVMLKGKHYTSAAILTARICGICSIGHALASVRATERAFGVEIPETAAKLRLLCKHGETLQSHVLHLLFLAAPDFLGLPSVLPLMESSPQTVALAARLKGTANRLCEVVAGRATHPVSIQVGGMAAFPEKRALASVRGELEAAAKDLAAVAELFKGFEIPAFSRQTEFVSLLGEDGYPWIGGALLSTDGVLRREDDYLLMTNEFVDERNTSKLCRLSRDSFAVGALARWNNNHRFLHPAALDAARELGLRPDCHNPFMNNVAQLVECLHVVHESSALIEELLATPESAPLLVPVTPVEGEGVGAVEVPRGILYHHYRYGADGRVLRANCIIPTTQNNLNIQHDLEALARHLAAEGADDRRIEALCSMLVRAYDPCV
- a CDS encoding NADH:ubiquinone oxidoreductase encodes the protein MRYLHIESSRPRIAVFDFTGCEGCELQFANKEETLVPFLGAVEVVNFREVSSEARDDYEIAFVEGAVSRADEAERLVEIRRRARTLVALGSCACFGGVNRMKNAYDLGEANAEVYGALPKETLPVRAVRDVVPVDLEIPGCPVSKDEVERIVRHLVLDVPFAFHAYPVCVECKQRFTTCLMEKGRLCLGTVVRAGCEAPCPAGGLGCWGCRGPAEAANVEEFFALAKERGFAEDEVRERMNFFGGFAGLLPGGAK
- a CDS encoding FAD/NAD(P)-binding protein; the protein is MKRLLLPYEVTREAEMAEPLDFNRRSRLMHTDRVLPAEISSITQLTEMEKLFHIRLLDPSDRRRFAFQPGQFVMIEVPGYGEVPISIAGSASNHGFLEFCIRRAGTVTSVLHRAKAGARVGVRGPFGTSFPMAKMRDHHVLLIAGGLGLAPLRSAILHVTENRSDFRDVHILYGTKTPDQLLFDYQYEQWRRVDGVNLSIIVEEPDPGWTGPVGRVTSLLDRIALDSERTYAIVCGPPVMFKFVCNSLAELGLPMRRMFVSLERRMHCGMGKCCRCNIGSTFTCKDGPVFDYWTAINLKEAI
- a CDS encoding 4Fe-4S dicluster domain-containing protein, translated to MLYKALKKEALRPLIEAILAEVEGVGPRRVGTDRRGKPIHQFLPVERFEDLDLSYETTEFSAKTYFLPFRERLSTYRFEGAAWEQEIRYRAVPRALIGLHACDIHALLKLDKVFARDWYPSPYYLARRGNTFILGMDHDPCEGAFCRSLGTDTVTHGFDLFLTDIGDDYFTAAGSDRGLALIDRFGARPITEEDSRLYLAERKRIASLMGDAPNLNNLPNLLDIEFKSPIWEKWGAKCLSCGTCAMVCPTCYCHGVHERISMDFQEGAKIRQLHACTLVDFAVVAGGHNFRPTTESRLKYRYYHQHRGFVEQHEEPKCVGCNRCGRACLAGIAPLDVIRELQQEEAP
- the aroF gene encoding 3-deoxy-7-phosphoheptulonate synthase; translation: MIVRMKDRREENALAVASAMASAGFDVSRLDLPFGLFLAGMGREDDAGGGIEALPGVDWVRRDAKGPVLAARERHPEGSRVLLGDLPVGGEDLALIAGPCSVEGRDQIRTAARFVASYGATALRGGAYKPRTSPYSFQGLGKEGLALLRDAGRATGLPVVTEIMEPADAQAMAPFVDCFQVGARSMQNFPLLRTVGQAGKPVVLKRGPSASLSEFLLAAEYVLLQGNPNVILCERGIKTFETATRNTLDLNAVPVLKAATHLPVLVDPSHGTGRQDAVIPMARAAVAAGADGLLVEVHPDPDHALSDGDQSLTLTQFRRLVEEIRPVAEAVGRRLSVPGASRFGAGSGPRIRRGSGWGV
- the trpA gene encoding tryptophan synthase subunit alpha → MSRLEEALKPGRGLIPYLTASDPSPEAFLEAALGAVEGGAAALEVGVPHSDPVADGPVIQRSHARACEAGGGLDATLAQISRLRERSSVPVVLFTYVNPVLSMGLGSFAARARAAGVDGVLALDVSPEEEPGWFGRLAGEGLDPVVLIGPHTSEARAGRLLTSGGGFVYVLARAGVTGTHDSSREGLAERVALARRHSRLPVAVGFGVRTPRDAREVWSLAEGVVVGSALIARLEGTETRSARAVARAFVADLAADGAGASDTSGGTP
- the trpB gene encoding tryptophan synthase subunit beta; this translates as MTYDLLEREREYGPFGGRFVPETLMPPLLDLEAAFEEAWGDAAFRAGFEGLLRDYSGRPTPLFRTRRLEAAAGLAAVYLKREDLSHTGSHKINNALGQALLARRMGKRRVIAETGAGQHGVASATACALLGLPCTVYMGVEDMRRQAPNVLRMEILGARVWPVEAGAGTLKEAVNEALRAWAADPEETYYLLGSALGPRPYPRMVRSFQSIIGREAREQFLAAEGRLPDAAVACVGGGSNAIGLFSAFLEDPAVALVGVEAGGTGPEPGRHAARFSGGSPGVLHGCFTYLLQDGEGRVLPTASVAAGLDYPAVGPEHSHLRSRGRARYDRVSDDAALRAFRTLAELEGLLPALESAHAVAWLLERGAAELGPGARVILNLSGRGDKDAGQFSNRESGRSE
- a CDS encoding phosphoribosylanthranilate isomerase, which produces MGVIPPSALPSFFAPWIKVCGVRTFADLEVCARAGATHVGLNAWPHSPRFAPPRDLSVLATAARALGLAPVLLLLPGARLSPSQVAGLAAAFVQVLAPPPPNWRRRWSEAGTGVLEARPLAFENASALPFGDALLLDGREPGRRGGTGKAVSRALAAKAPRPFVLAGGLGPENVDEAVAALRPAGVDAASSLECSPGVKDPGRVAAFCAQALAAFRRVGSPCEPAREVRK
- a CDS encoding indole-3-glycerol phosphate synthase TrpC — encoded protein: MEARRAMHGLLEEIVRSRRKRVQRDAMEEERGEPRILRPQDPWARNVAIQDLTPFLIAEVKRASPSRGAIAPEADAAERARRYEAGGAAAVSVLCEPERFGGSREDVRAAAAAVSVPVLCKDFVVDPVQLRWAREDGARWVLLIARVLGNDLRAFVQEALALGLEPLVEAHSEGEMEAALSTDARLVGVNARDLDTLAVDLSVVERLAPLCPPDRVCVAESGIRRPEDVRRLREAGARGFLVGESLMREERPERLLARFRSALGLNASEEWA
- the trpD gene encoding anthranilate phosphoribosyltransferase — encoded protein: MRKELLSKVTSGCRLDRNEALEAGLDLAQGRTEPLVTAAFLGALAARGETAEELAGLAEAFRRSVRPFPSHPEAVDTCGTGGDGRGTHNLSTAAALVAASLGATVAKHGNRSVSSACGSADVLSALGYPVEESPEEAHARLLRHGFAFLFAPLYHPAMAHVAPVRRAMGVRTIFNLLGPLLNPAGVARQVVGVFDGGRLNLVADSLGALGAERALVIHGAGGYDEAVLHGAVSVVERRQDTSFAYEVGPSDFGLPEGSEGDLRGGGPEENAGALSDLLDGRGPSGLRAAVAANTALVLRAAGACEDLREGAGSALEAMGTGRAGRFLRGLMGDGGEARDARAS
- a CDS encoding aminodeoxychorismate/anthranilate synthase component II, whose translation is MILFVDNYDSFTYNLVSMMGALEPRLKVLRNDAVSEEDVRALRPWGIVLSPGPGRPEESGVCPRLVKAFAAEIPILGVCLGHQVIVEAFGGRVERAPAPVHGKASPVVHDGTGLLAGIPSPFPAGRYHSLAAAADSIPPCLTVQATTPDGVVMAARHVEHPCHGVQFHPESILTPEGVHLLRNFVTLCREAAHA